A single genomic interval of Solimonas sp. K1W22B-7 harbors:
- a CDS encoding acetyl/propionyl/methylcrotonyl-CoA carboxylase subunit alpha, which yields MARFTKVLVANRGEIAVRVIRGARQLGYRTVAVYSDADRDAMHVLEADEAVRIGPAPVKESYLVIDHIIAAAKQSGAEAIHPGYGFLSEREDFAQAVQDAGLVFIGPDPHSIEAMGNKSASKIRMLAAQVPCVPGYQGEDQADELLVAESKMIGLPVMVKAAAGGGGRGMRLVHEASELLASIQSARSEAANAFGNGQLLIEKAVVDARHVEIQVFGDRYGNVVYLGERDCSVQRRNQKVVEEALSPAVNEALRRRMGEAAVAAAKAVNYVGAGTVEFMLARDGQFYFLEMNTRLQVEHPVTELVFGLDLVEWQLRVAQGEKLPLSQEEILQRLRGWAIEVRLCAEDPQQNYLPQTGRVLSWRAPQGSGVRVDTYLRDGQVISPFYDSMQAKIIAWGEDRETARQRLLKALRDTTLLGVVNNRDYLVDIISHEAFASGDFSTAFIGQYFPAEAVAARKPTPHQVALAAVALYMDDALRLSREQGLAPEFIGWHSSHEAPADYRLKWREQEYRLDVLVHDGHVFTITQGGEKRVIDVSRNLEQEFHYVCDGVQGKARTAHDGDSVWIDAEGASYRYSDVTLAPAQAAAAGSDGRLLAHSDGKLVAVHVKPGDRVEKGQTLAVLEAMKMEFQLQLPVAGTVESVSVTAGQQVKNRQVLVVVKLRTA from the coding sequence ATGGCTCGATTCACCAAGGTCCTTGTCGCCAACCGTGGCGAAATCGCCGTCCGCGTGATCCGCGGCGCCAGGCAGCTGGGTTACCGCACCGTCGCGGTCTACAGCGATGCCGACCGCGACGCGATGCATGTGCTGGAGGCCGACGAGGCCGTGCGCATCGGGCCGGCGCCGGTGAAGGAGTCGTATCTCGTCATCGATCACATCATCGCCGCGGCGAAGCAGAGCGGCGCCGAGGCGATCCATCCCGGCTACGGCTTCCTGTCCGAGCGCGAGGACTTTGCGCAGGCGGTGCAGGACGCCGGCCTGGTCTTCATCGGCCCCGATCCGCATTCGATCGAGGCGATGGGCAACAAGTCTGCTTCCAAGATCCGCATGCTCGCCGCCCAGGTGCCCTGCGTGCCGGGCTACCAGGGTGAGGACCAGGCCGACGAGCTGCTGGTGGCCGAGTCGAAGATGATCGGCCTGCCGGTGATGGTCAAGGCGGCCGCCGGCGGCGGCGGCCGCGGCATGCGCCTGGTGCACGAGGCATCCGAACTGCTGGCCAGCATCCAGTCGGCACGTTCCGAGGCCGCCAATGCCTTCGGCAACGGCCAGCTGCTGATCGAGAAGGCGGTGGTCGATGCACGCCACGTCGAGATCCAGGTGTTCGGTGACCGCTACGGCAATGTCGTTTACCTGGGCGAGCGCGACTGCTCGGTGCAGCGGCGCAACCAGAAGGTGGTGGAGGAAGCGCTGTCGCCGGCGGTGAACGAGGCGCTGCGCCGCCGCATGGGCGAGGCGGCGGTGGCGGCGGCCAAGGCGGTGAACTACGTCGGTGCCGGCACCGTCGAGTTCATGCTGGCCCGCGATGGCCAGTTCTATTTCCTGGAAATGAACACGCGCCTGCAGGTGGAGCATCCGGTGACCGAACTGGTCTTCGGGCTCGACCTGGTGGAGTGGCAGCTGCGCGTGGCGCAGGGCGAGAAGCTGCCGCTGTCGCAGGAGGAAATCCTGCAGCGCCTGCGCGGCTGGGCCATCGAGGTGCGTCTCTGTGCCGAGGATCCGCAACAGAACTACTTGCCGCAGACCGGCAGGGTGCTGAGCTGGCGCGCCCCCCAGGGCAGCGGCGTGCGCGTGGATACCTACCTGCGCGACGGCCAGGTGATCAGTCCGTTCTACGATTCGATGCAGGCCAAGATCATCGCCTGGGGCGAGGACCGCGAGACCGCGCGCCAGCGCCTGCTCAAGGCCCTGCGGGACACGACGCTGCTGGGCGTGGTCAACAACCGCGACTATCTGGTCGACATCATCTCGCACGAGGCCTTCGCCTCCGGTGATTTCAGCACGGCTTTCATCGGCCAGTATTTCCCTGCCGAGGCCGTGGCGGCGCGCAAGCCGACGCCGCACCAGGTGGCGCTGGCAGCGGTGGCGCTGTACATGGATGACGCCTTGCGCCTGTCGCGCGAGCAGGGTCTGGCGCCCGAGTTCATCGGCTGGCACAGCTCGCACGAGGCCCCTGCCGACTACCGGCTGAAGTGGCGCGAGCAGGAGTACCGGCTGGACGTGCTGGTGCACGACGGCCACGTCTTCACGATCACGCAGGGCGGCGAGAAGCGGGTGATCGACGTCAGCCGCAACTTGGAGCAGGAGTTCCACTATGTCTGCGACGGCGTGCAGGGCAAGGCGCGCACCGCCCACGATGGCGACAGCGTGTGGATCGATGCCGAGGGGGCCAGCTACCGCTACAGCGACGTCACGCTGGCTCCGGCACAGGCCGCCGCGGCCGGCTCCGACGGCCGCCTGCTGGCGCATTCCGACGGCAAGCTGGTGGCGGTGCACGTCAAGCCCGGCGATCGCGTCGAGAAGGGCCAGACCCTGGCGGTGCTGGAGGCGATGAAGATGGAGTTCCAGCTGCAGTTGCCGGTGGCGGGGACCGTGGAGTCGGTCAGCGTGACGGCGGGGCAGCAGGTGAAGAACCGGCAGGTGCTGGTGGTGGTAAAGCTGCGAACAGCGTAG
- a CDS encoding enoyl-CoA hydratase/isomerase family protein yields MMQLPECKSLLLNLEGGVLHMTFNRPESRNAMTPELLGEIGAVFEAIRESAVRAVVLRGAGGHFCAGADLKGMMAGGMKPPAPGEVDPIVGMNRSFGVMLRQVSAAPQVVIAVCEGAVLGGGFGLACVSDIAFAHAEAKFGMPETTRGLPPAQIAPFVVERIGLTQARRLCLTGAQFRGAEALRLGLVHEGFASEEELQGRLRDTLAQVMNCAPRANALTKQILLNVGKLEMDAVLDDAAQKFAACVRGPEAPEGIAAFMQKRQPAWAKQ; encoded by the coding sequence TGCTGCTGAATCTCGAAGGCGGCGTGCTGCACATGACCTTCAACCGGCCGGAGTCGCGCAACGCGATGACGCCGGAACTGCTGGGCGAGATCGGTGCCGTGTTCGAGGCGATCCGCGAGTCCGCGGTACGTGCGGTGGTGTTGCGCGGCGCCGGCGGCCACTTCTGCGCCGGTGCGGACCTCAAGGGGATGATGGCCGGCGGCATGAAGCCCCCGGCGCCCGGCGAGGTCGATCCCATCGTCGGCATGAACCGTTCCTTCGGCGTGATGCTGCGCCAGGTCAGCGCGGCACCGCAGGTGGTGATCGCGGTCTGCGAGGGTGCGGTGCTGGGCGGCGGTTTCGGCCTGGCCTGTGTCTCGGACATCGCCTTTGCCCATGCGGAAGCGAAGTTCGGCATGCCGGAGACCACGCGCGGCTTGCCGCCGGCGCAGATCGCGCCTTTCGTGGTGGAACGCATCGGCCTGACCCAGGCGCGCCGCCTGTGCCTCACGGGCGCGCAGTTCCGTGGCGCCGAGGCATTGCGCCTGGGCTTGGTGCACGAGGGCTTTGCCAGCGAGGAAGAACTGCAGGGCAGGCTGCGCGACACGCTGGCGCAGGTGATGAACTGCGCGCCGCGCGCCAATGCGCTGACCAAGCAGATCCTGCTCAACGTCGGCAAGCTCGAGATGGATGCGGTGCTCGATGACGCGGCCCAGAAGTTCGCCGCCTGCGTGCGCGGGCCGGAAGCGCCGGAAGGGATCGCGGCATTCATGCAGAAGAGACAGCCCGCCTGGGCGAAGCAATAG
- a CDS encoding OmpA family protein, whose product MNRMRMLCVTLLGLFPALALAQTAAPAAAAPPAPVATAPATPAVIEVQDDRWSLWPYVGAVISDKSDLDYGITAGGLATKPLTNRIVLELGGDYSNLETTNAGDYERISGRAGLEAFIGKPFHDSSWDFQPYIAGGVHFSTVEFLGERTGAWGPYGSLGFLQRLGDLTMLKLEARYQQDEVQEQGTLPDESYYTWQAFAGLRIALGKKPGDSDGDGVPDYLDKCPNTPPGVAVYSDGCPTDLDQDGVPDYLDKCPGTPKGTVVGPDGCPADADGDGVPNNLDKCPNTPRGVQVGPDGCPIDSDGDGIPDAYDKCPNTPKGTIVGPDGCPAADADGDGIPDFMDKCPETPKGVAVGPDGCPLDSDGDGIPDYLDECPRTPPGAKVLPNGCALTGDCRTPRPGEAVDANGCALDKNFILRGVKFEFDSDRLTEPAKLILNEVAETLKAYPTIKVDLEGHTDAIGSDNYNLGLSERRANSVKTYLSGRGTEARRMNPVGYGETRPIDTNETEEGRENNRRVELKVLE is encoded by the coding sequence ATGAATCGCATGCGCATGCTGTGCGTAACCCTGCTGGGGCTGTTCCCCGCCCTCGCCCTGGCCCAGACGGCGGCTCCGGCCGCCGCCGCGCCGCCCGCACCGGTGGCCACTGCCCCGGCCACCCCTGCCGTGATCGAAGTGCAGGATGACCGCTGGTCGCTATGGCCCTATGTCGGTGCCGTGATATCCGACAAGTCGGATCTCGACTACGGCATCACCGCCGGCGGCCTGGCCACCAAGCCGCTGACCAACCGCATCGTGCTGGAGCTGGGTGGCGACTACAGCAACCTGGAGACCACCAATGCGGGCGACTACGAGCGCATCAGCGGCCGCGCCGGTCTGGAAGCCTTCATCGGCAAGCCTTTCCACGACTCGTCCTGGGACTTCCAGCCCTATATCGCCGGCGGCGTGCACTTCTCCACCGTGGAGTTCCTGGGCGAGCGCACCGGCGCCTGGGGCCCTTACGGCAGCCTCGGCTTCCTGCAGCGCCTCGGCGACCTGACGATGCTCAAGCTTGAGGCCCGCTACCAGCAGGACGAGGTGCAGGAGCAGGGCACGCTGCCCGATGAGAGTTACTACACCTGGCAGGCCTTCGCCGGCCTGCGCATTGCGCTCGGCAAGAAGCCGGGCGACTCCGATGGAGACGGTGTGCCCGACTACCTCGACAAGTGCCCCAACACGCCGCCGGGCGTAGCGGTGTACTCCGACGGTTGCCCGACCGACCTCGACCAGGACGGTGTGCCCGACTACCTCGACAAGTGCCCGGGTACGCCCAAGGGTACGGTGGTCGGTCCGGACGGCTGCCCGGCCGATGCCGACGGCGACGGCGTGCCGAACAACCTCGACAAGTGCCCCAACACGCCGCGCGGCGTGCAGGTGGGCCCGGACGGTTGCCCGATCGACAGCGACGGCGACGGCATCCCCGACGCCTACGACAAGTGCCCCAACACGCCCAAGGGCACCATCGTGGGTCCGGACGGCTGCCCGGCGGCCGACGCCGACGGTGACGGCATCCCCGACTTCATGGACAAGTGCCCGGAGACGCCGAAGGGCGTGGCCGTGGGTCCGGACGGCTGCCCGCTGGATTCCGACGGCGACGGCATCCCCGACTACCTCGACGAGTGCCCGCGCACTCCGCCGGGTGCCAAGGTCCTGCCCAACGGCTGCGCGCTGACCGGCGATTGCCGTACGCCGCGTCCGGGTGAAGCGGTCGACGCCAATGGCTGCGCGCTGGACAAGAACTTCATCCTGCGCGGCGTCAAGTTCGAGTTCGATTCGGACCGCCTGACCGAGCCCGCCAAGCTGATCCTCAACGAGGTGGCCGAGACGCTGAAGGCCTACCCGACGATCAAGGTCGACCTGGAAGGTCACACCGACGCGATCGGTTCGGACAATTACAACCTGGGCCTGTCGGAGCGTCGCGCCAACTCGGTGAAGACCTACCTGTCCGGTCGCGGTACCGAAGCCCGCCGCATGAACCCGGTCGGCTACGGCGAAACCCGCCCGATCGACACCAACGAGACCGAGGAAGGCCGCGAGAACAACCGTCGCGTGGAACTGAAGGTCCTCGAGTAA